One genomic region from Marmota flaviventris isolate mMarFla1 chromosome 6, mMarFla1.hap1, whole genome shotgun sequence encodes:
- the LOC114082313 gene encoding zinc finger protein 300-like isoform X5 produces the protein MLENYRNFAFLAMTLHDTQEYSSEKGIKHIFHKVISGKYKSCDLDYLQQKKIWKTTSESEHQKSYKKSGLVHHQRIHTGEKPYKCKECGKAFSLKTDLIRHSRTHTGEKPYECKECGKAFIQKTDLFRHRRTHTGEKPYKCKDCSKAFSQKVGLIRHSRTHTGEKPYKCKECGKAFSVKSPLICHSRTHTGEKPYECKECGKAFTQKTDLFKHRRTHTGEKPYKCKDCSKAFSQKVGLIRHSRTHTGEKPYKCKECGKAFSRKSHLICHSRTHTGEKPYKCKECGKAFSQKVGLIRHSRTHTGDKPYKCKECGKAFSQKVGLIYHRRTHTGEKPYKCKDCGKTFSRKVGLMCHSRTHTGEKPYKCKEYGKAFSQNCTLA, from the coding sequence ccatgactcttCATGATACCCAAGAATATTCATCAGAAAAgggcataaaacatatatttcacaaagtGATAAGTGGGAAATATaaaagttgtgatcttgactatttacaacaaaagaaaatatggaaaactacaagtgagagtgaacaccagaaatcatataaaaaatcaggccttgttcaccaccagagaattcacactggagagaagccctacaaatgcaaagaatgtggcaaagcttttagtctAAAAAcagaccttattcgccacagtagaactcacactggagagaagccctacgaatgtaaagaatgtggcaaagcttttattCAAAAAACAGACCTTTTTAGGCACagaagaactcatactggagagaagccctacaaatgtaaagattgtagcaaagctttcagtcaaaaagtaggccttattcgccacagcagaactcatactggagagaagccctacaaatgtaaagaatgtggcaaagctttcagtgtAAAATCaccccttatttgccacagcagaactcacactggagagaagccctacgaatgtaaagaatgtggcaaagcttttactcaaaaaacAGACCTTTTTAAGCACagaagaactcatactggagagaagccctacaaatgtaaagattgtagcaaagctttcagtcaaaaagtaggccttattcgccacagcagaactcatactggagagaagccctacaaatgtaaagaatgtggcaaagctttcagtcgaaaatcacaccttatttgccacagcagaactcatactggagagaagccctacaaatgtaaagaatgtggcaaagctttcagtcaaaaagtaggccttattcgccacagcagaactcatactggagacaagccctacaaatgtaaagaatgtggcaaagctttcagtcaaaaagtaggccttatttaccacaggagaactcacactggagagaagccctacaaatgtaaagattgtggcaaaacTTTCAGTCGTAAAGTAGGCCTTATGtgccacagtagaactcacactggagagaagccctacaaatgtaaagaatatggcaaagctttcagtcaaaactGCACACTTGCTTAG